The following proteins come from a genomic window of Terribacillus aidingensis:
- a CDS encoding response regulator, translating to MKVMLVDDEPLALQFLETQLHSIGEFKIVGAYQTSRGLTEKIKEKKPELLFLDIKIGSVNGVELAAAIQEEHPNLPIVFVTGYHEYAVQAFELNALDYIVKPIQKDRLRKTIQRLYTEVQKNTSHAPIQINCMPTLQFLQNGEVLPVQWRTSKAKEVFCYLLHHAGKPIRKDVLIEEFWKDKEPEKAFTQLYSTIYVIRKTLSASLPGLSLRSANQCYQLYLGDAEVDVMEWRNQITHLPELNEHSLSTYQRLLRQYKGDYFSAETYAWAESEQRQLREIWYKTAAQVGVFLEEQNVLEDAISLYLRMQSNYPYIAHSYIRLMHLYDSFGETGEVVSHYERLKQMLEEEFDIAPEAELMDWYESWRKRHMQA from the coding sequence ATGAAAGTGATGCTCGTAGATGATGAGCCATTAGCGCTGCAATTTCTCGAAACACAATTACATAGCATTGGAGAATTTAAGATTGTCGGTGCTTATCAAACATCTCGTGGACTAACCGAAAAAATTAAAGAGAAGAAACCTGAACTTCTTTTTCTAGATATAAAGATCGGCTCTGTAAATGGCGTCGAACTTGCAGCAGCCATCCAAGAAGAACATCCAAATTTACCAATTGTATTTGTCACTGGCTATCATGAATATGCTGTTCAGGCATTTGAATTAAATGCCCTGGATTATATTGTGAAGCCAATTCAGAAAGATAGACTAAGGAAGACGATCCAGCGCTTGTATACGGAAGTACAGAAAAATACATCTCATGCACCTATACAAATAAACTGTATGCCAACATTACAATTTCTTCAGAATGGTGAGGTACTGCCTGTACAATGGCGAACATCAAAAGCGAAGGAGGTATTTTGCTATCTGCTTCATCATGCAGGAAAGCCGATACGCAAAGATGTATTAATTGAAGAGTTCTGGAAAGATAAGGAGCCAGAGAAGGCTTTTACGCAGCTGTATTCCACGATCTATGTTATCCGGAAGACATTGTCTGCATCGCTTCCCGGCTTGTCCCTGCGCAGCGCCAATCAGTGCTATCAGCTATACCTGGGAGATGCTGAAGTGGATGTTATGGAATGGCGGAATCAAATAACCCATTTACCGGAACTAAATGAACATTCTCTATCCACTTATCAGAGACTGCTGCGACAATACAAAGGGGATTATTTCTCTGCAGAGACTTACGCCTGGGCAGAATCAGAGCAAAGGCAGCTGAGAGAGATTTGGTATAAAACCGCTGCACAGGTCGGGGTATTCTTAGAGGAGCAGAACGTATTGGAAGATGCTATTTCCCTTTACTTGCGTATGCAATCAAATTATCCGTATATTGCACACAGTTATATACGTCTCATGCATCTATACGATAGCTTTGGGGAAACCGGAGAAGTTGTCAGTCACTATGAACGCTTAAAGCAGATGCTGGAGGAAGAATTTGATATTGCTCCAGAGGCAGAACTGATGGATTGGTATGAATCGTGGAGAAAGCGGCATATGCAGGCTTAA
- a CDS encoding ATP-binding protein, protein MMRRSMKMMIILTFAIVLTLGRVIWYHSQIPEVQPEAINGQLDAHQVDFSNSHSIALNGDWKQLNNADTPLYTPLPKYMEAKAAGTYEMTIQTGEQVDRYALSVRSLYSSFSVYANDQLVYQSTDLEKGPPTPVSITDLRANENGQIKIKFTFDEFQGNKRARSLISVRFGSSQQIQKETYQAGLLQFFVGAIIFIHAIYAFVLYIMKPKKIGTFFFSIAALLASIAVVASDYNTLGYVMPLSHEWYVRMVYFSYIGLSFFFLLFVVFTYTKAAYRWPFKILYVLFIAYLIYILAAPIEFVRYVIGIAISLVVAFSIIFLILFRTVLLSGEKALPLFFAGAAVISHVVWSIIVSFLPIGDTLRAAIKAGFYPFDITVALVCFCSFWFLRFFQTETENEQYIKQLEAEQRRKDQFLANTSHELRTPLHGMMNMVQSVLEQENKLTDHSRYQLELAKTLSRKMSYLINDLIDVDQMRTNKIRLQPSAMSIEPILVGTVDMLRFMADEKDVKIHMRLPQGLPYIHADEHRVTQIVTNILHNALKFTSEGNITIEVSADESHLFVKIMDTGIGMDAKTQARIFSPYEKGENSISESEGIGLGLSISRQLAELHGGSLSAESVHGKGSVFTLSLPLEADCPEEYKADAMARVESAASEQFAEPDLQADSGYRILAIDDDPVNLKILKQALKTEGYQIKTTASPHDFFRQLDTDRWDLLIIDVMMPEISGFQLTKIVRSRYNLTELPVLLLTARSQPEDVYAGFQAGANEYVTKPVDMVEMKIRIKSLLELKSSIEDRLSMEAAWLQAQIHPHFLFNTLNTIGALSAIDNDRMLLLLQEFGNYLQASFNGKNLSSSIPIEKELELVRSYLYIQKERFGERLHISWDINYELKFSIPPLTLQPLVENAILHGLQPKEDGGTILIQLFRKGDNAFIRIKDDGIGITPDKQRRLNISTGHQDSIGLINTHSRLQKLNGCGLILCSEEGLGTTIQISIPIIEGKKKTSNP, encoded by the coding sequence ATGATGAGACGCAGCATGAAAATGATGATTATTTTAACTTTTGCAATTGTCTTGACGTTAGGAAGAGTGATCTGGTATCACTCCCAGATACCTGAAGTTCAGCCTGAGGCAATCAATGGACAGCTGGATGCACACCAAGTTGATTTTTCAAACAGTCACTCTATAGCATTGAATGGCGATTGGAAACAGCTAAACAATGCTGATACCCCCCTCTATACACCGCTTCCGAAATATATGGAAGCAAAAGCTGCAGGCACTTATGAAATGACGATACAAACCGGTGAACAGGTTGATCGCTATGCCCTGTCCGTCCGATCGCTTTACTCCAGTTTCTCGGTATATGCCAATGATCAGCTTGTCTACCAAAGCACAGATCTTGAAAAAGGACCTCCCACTCCTGTTTCCATTACAGATCTGCGTGCAAACGAGAATGGTCAAATCAAAATCAAATTCACGTTTGATGAATTCCAAGGCAATAAGCGGGCACGATCATTGATCAGCGTGAGATTCGGCTCCTCCCAGCAGATTCAAAAGGAGACATATCAAGCAGGCCTGCTCCAGTTTTTTGTTGGTGCCATCATATTTATCCACGCAATATATGCATTTGTACTTTACATAATGAAACCAAAAAAAATTGGTACTTTCTTTTTTTCCATTGCAGCTTTATTGGCGAGCATAGCTGTTGTAGCTTCCGATTACAATACACTGGGCTACGTCATGCCGCTGAGTCACGAGTGGTATGTTCGAATGGTTTATTTCAGTTATATTGGCTTAAGCTTTTTCTTTTTGCTTTTTGTCGTCTTCACCTATACAAAAGCAGCTTACAGGTGGCCATTTAAAATCCTTTATGTCCTTTTTATTGCCTATTTGATTTATATCCTTGCAGCACCGATTGAATTCGTTCGGTATGTTATCGGCATCGCTATTTCTTTGGTAGTAGCTTTCTCCATCATTTTCTTGATTTTATTCCGGACTGTTCTTCTCAGCGGCGAGAAAGCTTTGCCACTGTTCTTTGCAGGTGCTGCTGTTATCTCTCATGTCGTCTGGTCTATCATTGTAAGTTTTCTCCCTATCGGGGATACGTTGCGAGCTGCTATCAAGGCTGGCTTTTATCCTTTCGATATAACAGTTGCATTGGTATGCTTCTGCAGCTTTTGGTTCCTGCGCTTTTTCCAGACAGAAACTGAGAACGAGCAATACATTAAACAGCTGGAAGCGGAGCAGAGACGTAAGGACCAATTCTTAGCAAATACATCTCACGAGCTGCGCACACCATTGCATGGAATGATGAATATGGTCCAAAGCGTACTGGAACAGGAAAACAAGCTGACAGATCACAGCAGATATCAGCTGGAACTTGCGAAAACACTCAGTCGGAAGATGTCTTATCTTATAAATGACTTGATTGATGTCGATCAGATGAGGACCAATAAAATCCGACTCCAACCTTCTGCTATGTCCATTGAACCTATCCTGGTCGGAACAGTCGATATGCTTCGTTTTATGGCAGATGAAAAGGATGTAAAGATCCATATGCGACTGCCGCAAGGCCTTCCTTACATACATGCAGATGAACACCGTGTCACGCAAATCGTGACAAATATACTGCATAATGCTTTAAAGTTTACATCGGAAGGTAACATAACCATTGAAGTTTCAGCGGATGAGTCCCATCTCTTTGTTAAGATAATGGATACTGGAATCGGAATGGATGCCAAGACGCAGGCAAGGATTTTCAGCCCTTATGAAAAAGGAGAAAATTCCATTTCTGAAAGCGAAGGTATCGGTCTGGGGCTTAGTATCAGCAGACAGCTGGCCGAGCTGCATGGGGGTTCTTTGTCTGCAGAATCAGTTCATGGAAAAGGTTCGGTTTTTACTCTCAGTTTGCCACTCGAGGCGGACTGTCCGGAAGAATACAAAGCAGATGCAATGGCACGCGTCGAATCTGCCGCTTCAGAGCAGTTTGCCGAACCGGATCTTCAAGCAGACAGCGGCTATCGCATACTTGCAATAGATGATGATCCCGTGAACTTAAAGATCTTAAAACAAGCACTGAAAACAGAAGGCTACCAGATCAAAACAACTGCATCACCGCATGATTTTTTCCGGCAATTGGATACAGACAGATGGGATTTGTTGATTATTGATGTGATGATGCCTGAGATATCAGGTTTCCAATTAACGAAAATAGTGCGCAGCCGCTACAACCTTACAGAATTACCTGTTTTATTGCTGACTGCGCGCTCACAGCCTGAGGATGTATATGCAGGTTTTCAAGCAGGTGCCAATGAGTACGTTACCAAACCAGTGGATATGGTCGAGATGAAAATACGTATCAAATCACTGCTGGAGTTAAAAAGCTCCATCGAAGATCGACTCAGCATGGAAGCTGCCTGGCTGCAGGCACAGATTCACCCACATTTCCTGTTTAATACATTAAATACAATCGGCGCATTAAGTGCGATTGATAATGACCGCATGCTGCTATTGCTTCAAGAGTTCGGTAACTACCTGCAAGCAAGTTTCAATGGAAAGAACCTATCAAGCAGTATCCCCATTGAAAAAGAATTGGAATTGGTTCGATCTTATCTATATATCCAAAAGGAACGATTTGGAGAAAGGCTGCATATCAGCTGGGATATTAATTATGAACTTAAGTTCAGTATTCCTCCTCTGACGCTACAGCCCTTGGTTGAAAATGCAATTCTTCATGGTTTACAGCCAAAAGAAGATGGTGGCACCATTCTGATACAACTGTTTAGAAAAGGAGATAATGCCTTTATTCGAATTAAAGATGACGGCATTGGTATCACTCCCGATAAACAGCGGCGATTGAATATATCTACTGGCCACCAAGATAGCATCGGCTTGATCAATACGCATTCCCGACTGCAAAAGCTGAACGGCTGTGGGCTGATACTTTGCAGCGAAGAAGGATTAGGCACCACGATACAAATCAGCATCCCTATAATAGAAGGAAAGAAGAAGACCAGTAATCCCTAA
- a CDS encoding YvrJ family protein — translation MDPWLAIIKEFGFPAAVTFYLMHRIENKLNTLIASIHSLPENLK, via the coding sequence ATGGATCCATGGCTTGCGATCATAAAGGAATTCGGGTTTCCGGCAGCTGTCACATTTTATTTGATGCACCGGATCGAAAACAAGCTGAATACACTGATTGCTTCCATCCATAGTCTGCCGGAGAATTTGAAATGA
- a CDS encoding DUF2922 domain-containing protein produces MKKLDLQFLNEAGKTVTISLEQPVEPYDETAINQAMDAILAQNVITSSGGALVSKKAARIVDRTVQEVF; encoded by the coding sequence ATGAAGAAGCTTGATCTGCAGTTTTTAAATGAAGCTGGCAAGACTGTAACCATCAGTTTGGAGCAGCCTGTGGAACCATACGACGAGACAGCAATCAATCAGGCGATGGATGCGATTCTCGCACAGAATGTCATCACATCGAGCGGCGGAGCGCTTGTCTCTAAAAAAGCAGCCCGTATCGTCGATCGTACTGTACAGGAAGTATTCTAA
- a CDS encoding DUF1659 domain-containing protein, translating into MAVIATHNKTRLSIVLYDGVDPDTGKDKYKTKSFNNIRLDATPDELQAFANALVPLQQRNLYAVEKNDHSILRES; encoded by the coding sequence ATGGCAGTCATTGCAACCCATAATAAAACACGTCTCAGCATCGTTTTATACGACGGTGTAGATCCTGACACAGGAAAAGACAAATACAAAACAAAATCTTTTAACAACATCAGACTCGATGCAACACCGGATGAGCTGCAGGCTTTCGCCAATGCATTGGTACCATTGCAGCAGCGCAATCTGTACGCAGTGGAGAAGAACGACCACTCCATCCTGCGTGAATCTTAA
- a CDS encoding LCP family protein has translation MRRRSPYQSQPPRRIVKKKVNKKRILMLLLIPVLILGAGGAAYAAHLWTSAASAIDNAHVADTRDKSALRDEAVDPVEDNVSILFMGVDDSDTRDEGNSRSDAMILATFNKKEHSVDLLSIPRDSYVYVPEVDRQTKITHAHAYGGAQASVETVENFLNVPVDYYAEINFNAFMDIIDTLGGIEVEVPYELYEQNSKDQKDAIHLEEGLQELNGEEALALARTRHYDNDIERGKRQQEIIKAMITKASSAGSVFKYDALIQDVGDNLSTSLTFDQIKSFISYGTSNDLTINTLNLDGTGGKLSDGIWYYQVDPTSLADVQTQLRKHLGLSEEVDTDSVETDGSGVYDDSTGTTDSTGSTSSGTGETGTTDSSTGTTGSTGTSDSSTGTTGGTGTSDSSTGSTGTTDNSTGTSGSTDSSTESSGTSSYDTGSSSTDSTSSNSTSGSTYEGTTGTTTNDSTSVGSTGNTTTP, from the coding sequence ATGAGAAGAAGGTCACCTTACCAATCCCAGCCTCCCAGGCGAATAGTGAAGAAAAAAGTAAATAAAAAACGAATTTTGATGCTGCTCCTTATCCCCGTTTTAATCCTTGGAGCAGGCGGAGCAGCCTATGCTGCTCATTTATGGACCTCCGCAGCCAGTGCCATTGACAATGCCCATGTCGCAGATACACGGGATAAATCAGCATTACGGGATGAAGCAGTCGACCCCGTCGAGGATAATGTTTCGATTCTATTCATGGGAGTGGACGACAGTGACACCCGCGATGAAGGTAATTCCCGCTCCGATGCAATGATTCTTGCTACTTTCAATAAAAAAGAGCATAGCGTAGATTTACTGAGTATTCCGCGTGACTCTTACGTATACGTGCCGGAAGTCGATCGCCAGACAAAAATCACCCACGCACACGCTTATGGCGGTGCCCAGGCTAGTGTGGAAACCGTTGAGAATTTCCTCAACGTCCCAGTCGACTATTATGCAGAAATCAACTTCAATGCCTTCATGGACATCATCGATACACTAGGCGGTATCGAAGTGGAAGTTCCTTATGAGCTATATGAACAGAACTCAAAGGATCAAAAAGACGCAATCCACCTGGAAGAAGGATTGCAGGAGCTTAATGGGGAAGAAGCACTAGCGCTTGCCCGTACCCGTCATTACGACAATGACATCGAACGCGGTAAACGCCAGCAGGAAATCATCAAGGCGATGATCACCAAAGCATCATCAGCTGGATCTGTATTCAAATATGATGCATTGATTCAGGATGTAGGCGACAACCTAAGTACAAGTCTTACATTCGATCAGATCAAGAGTTTCATCTCTTACGGAACAAGCAATGACCTGACAATTAACACATTGAATTTGGACGGCACCGGCGGTAAGCTATCTGACGGCATTTGGTACTATCAAGTCGACCCAACTTCACTGGCAGATGTACAGACACAGCTTCGTAAACATCTCGGCCTGTCTGAGGAAGTAGACACGGATAGTGTGGAAACGGATGGAAGCGGAGTTTACGATGATAGTACCGGAACTACTGACTCTACTGGTTCTACTAGCAGCGGAACCGGAGAAACTGGTACCACTGACAGCAGTACTGGAACAACAGGAAGCACTGGTACATCTGACAGCAGTACTGGAACAACAGGAGGCACTGGTACATCTGACAGCAGTACTGGATCTACTGGAACCACTGATAACAGTACCGGAACTAGCGGATCAACAGACAGCAGTACAGAATCAAGCGGGACTTCAAGCTATGATACAGGCAGCTCTAGCACTGACAGTACGTCCAGCAATTCAACTAGCGGTTCAACCTATGAAGGTACAACAGGTACCACAACGAACGACAGCACTTCGGTCGGCTCGACAGGAAATACTACAACACCATAA
- a CDS encoding ABC transporter permease, whose protein sequence is MKSAITVLKEQFKHFNLIRRISLYELRNNNNANYLGLAWEIISPVIQIAIYWLVFGYLISGGEGRTIPNPTPGEPDLQFFPWLVSGLIIWMFFQPAATQGAKSIYSRLRLLSKMNFPMSVIPNITIFSKFYPHLILVVLTIILMQFTGYPISVYMLQLPYFMVATFAFTYAFVLLMTTLTTLIRDIQLLLQATLRMVLYLTPILWVSHKLPDPLIIVMKLNPLYYLVEGYRASLMGQNGWYFITSWEYTIYFWVVTAIIFMIGAALHIRFRRHFIDFL, encoded by the coding sequence ATGAAATCAGCAATTACTGTTCTTAAAGAACAATTCAAGCATTTTAATCTCATTAGACGCATATCGCTTTATGAACTTAGGAATAACAATAATGCAAACTATCTAGGATTGGCGTGGGAGATTATCAGCCCTGTCATTCAAATCGCAATCTATTGGCTAGTATTCGGTTACTTGATTAGCGGTGGTGAAGGACGAACGATTCCGAATCCAACTCCTGGAGAACCTGATTTGCAGTTCTTCCCTTGGCTTGTTTCCGGTTTGATTATCTGGATGTTTTTCCAGCCCGCTGCAACTCAAGGCGCTAAATCAATCTATTCCAGACTGCGATTGTTATCCAAGATGAATTTCCCGATGAGCGTGATTCCAAATATCACGATCTTCTCTAAATTCTATCCACATTTGATACTCGTAGTTTTGACAATAATTCTTATGCAATTTACTGGTTATCCAATCAGCGTTTATATGCTGCAGCTGCCATACTTCATGGTTGCGACATTTGCATTCACGTATGCATTTGTGTTGCTTATGACAACTCTAACAACGCTTATCCGGGATATTCAGTTGCTTTTGCAAGCAACTTTAAGAATGGTGCTATATCTGACACCTATACTATGGGTTTCTCATAAGCTGCCGGATCCTTTGATTATCGTGATGAAGCTTAATCCGCTTTATTATTTGGTCGAAGGTTACCGCGCATCATTGATGGGACAGAATGGCTGGTACTTCATAACATCATGGGAGTACACAATCTACTTCTGGGTAGTCACTGCAATCATCTTCATGATTGGTGCTGCCTTACACATCCGTTTCAGAAGACACTTTATCGACTTTCTCTAA
- the tagH gene encoding teichoic acids export ABC transporter ATP-binding subunit TagH, with translation MDKSIIVENVSKKYKLYSKSSDRIKDIIFPKEYGEDFYALRNVSFTAEKGDVVGFIGINGSGKSTLSNIIAGIVPETTGSVTLNGDAALIAVSAGLKGDLTGRQNIELKCLMLGLNKKEIAELEPKIIEFAELEKFIDQPVKNYSSGMKSRLGFSISVNIDPEILIIDEALSVGDKAFAEKSLAKMHEFKDKGKTMIFVSHSLGQMKQFCDKILWLEFGQVREYGSIHEVIPRYDQFLNEYKKMSKEEKEAYRERAIAGAGN, from the coding sequence ATGGATAAATCAATCATTGTTGAAAATGTAAGCAAAAAATATAAATTGTATAGCAAAAGCTCAGATCGTATTAAGGACATCATTTTCCCGAAGGAATACGGGGAAGACTTTTACGCATTGCGCAATGTCAGCTTTACGGCTGAGAAAGGTGATGTTGTCGGATTTATCGGTATCAACGGTTCCGGTAAATCTACATTATCGAATATCATAGCTGGCATCGTTCCCGAAACGACGGGCTCAGTTACCTTGAATGGCGATGCAGCTTTGATCGCTGTTTCCGCTGGTTTGAAGGGTGATTTAACGGGCAGACAGAACATTGAATTGAAGTGTTTGATGCTTGGACTTAACAAGAAGGAAATTGCCGAGCTTGAACCGAAAATCATCGAATTTGCTGAGCTGGAGAAGTTCATCGACCAGCCAGTTAAAAATTACTCGAGCGGAATGAAGTCACGCCTTGGGTTCTCTATCTCTGTTAATATCGATCCGGAAATCTTGATTATCGATGAAGCGTTATCCGTAGGTGATAAGGCATTCGCTGAGAAGAGCCTTGCCAAGATGCATGAATTCAAGGATAAAGGCAAGACGATGATATTCGTCAGCCACTCGCTTGGACAAATGAAGCAGTTCTGCGATAAAATCCTTTGGCTGGAATTTGGACAAGTACGGGAGTATGGCTCTATTCATGAAGTCATCCCGAGATACGACCAATTTCTGAACGAATACAAGAAGATGTCGAAGGAAGAAAAAGAAGCATATCGTGAGCGCGCCATCGCAGGTGCAGGGAATTAA
- a CDS encoding WecB/TagA/CpsF family glycosyltransferase yields MSNQEIVEIMDIPFNKLTQKELLQQHLYPRINAGESTYIVTANPEIVMQTRVDAVYKQSVKSADYIIPDGAGVVIASKILGNPIEERVTGFDLMFKLLSYAEKHNLSCYFLGAKQEANERAVNRVRSQYPGIRIAGSHHGYFNADAEAAVAEQAAATKPDLIFVAMGFPRQENFIAAHKHLFEKGVFMGVGGVFDILAGEMKRAPRAWIKLNLEWLYRLIKQPFRWKRILKAFEFMFRVLIRK; encoded by the coding sequence GTGTCAAATCAAGAAATCGTAGAAATAATGGATATTCCTTTTAATAAATTAACGCAAAAAGAACTATTGCAGCAGCATCTTTATCCACGGATCAACGCTGGCGAAAGTACGTATATCGTAACGGCTAACCCGGAGATTGTCATGCAGACAAGAGTGGATGCTGTTTATAAACAAAGTGTCAAAAGTGCTGACTATATAATACCGGACGGTGCAGGGGTCGTCATTGCCTCTAAAATACTTGGTAACCCAATTGAAGAACGCGTGACTGGCTTCGATCTTATGTTCAAGCTGCTCAGCTATGCTGAAAAGCATAACCTTAGCTGCTACTTCCTTGGAGCGAAACAGGAAGCGAACGAACGAGCAGTAAACCGTGTGCGTTCTCAGTATCCCGGTATCCGCATTGCCGGAAGCCACCATGGATATTTTAATGCAGATGCAGAAGCTGCAGTTGCAGAGCAAGCAGCTGCAACTAAACCAGATCTTATCTTTGTTGCAATGGGGTTCCCGAGACAAGAGAACTTCATCGCTGCTCATAAGCATCTATTTGAAAAAGGTGTATTCATGGGTGTCGGCGGTGTATTCGACATATTAGCCGGAGAAATGAAGCGTGCACCTCGTGCATGGATAAAACTGAATTTGGAATGGCTTTACCGCTTGATTAAGCAGCCGTTCCGGTGGAAACGGATCCTTAAAGCATTTGAATTTATGTTCCGCGTCCTTATACGCAAATAA
- a CDS encoding glycosyltransferase, with the protein MMKTPIFVFNSLNVERGGLTKAVMKRANILADHYGKVVFFTLAFQQDHKNIIEKLYKSGQLDRRVEVRNYFTDLLHISKVDKPKEASAEVEGLHAIQDKKSKQPAFRYYKDGVYKEYRRFNGDGSLKLIDYMDDSRTRLSRAEYLRDGRLVRTSHMDHFTNKPKLHRYLLEDGTCRITVWVNPSGSEGRTILFGEEDVEYDSINHAYAAWIDTAVLDYEAPVLMSDSRKTDETVLLVKADVEKVAVAHNNHFESPYDDSAKTKKSWNHFVEGINSFDHVVFLTHEQEKDITSRYQVTTKLHVIPHAAPDTPAAQQAYQPKVAVTLARFEGQKRLDEGIAAFKHVVDKIPDAEYHIYGFGPLEDELKAQIKRLGLEKNVKLLGFSSDPTASYQSAACTILTSDFEGFGMVLTETLAAGTPAVAYDIKYGPKDIVRDDIDGYLVKKGDQKALADKVVAIMNDKNLRDRLSERATEVIERFSEESYKKDWVEMFGQSYTPSENEKPQEKKRSFFGFGRK; encoded by the coding sequence ATGATGAAGACCCCAATATTCGTGTTCAATTCACTGAATGTGGAGCGAGGCGGCCTGACGAAAGCAGTAATGAAGCGGGCGAATATTCTCGCAGACCATTACGGGAAAGTTGTTTTCTTCACACTGGCTTTTCAGCAGGACCACAAGAACATCATCGAAAAATTGTATAAGTCAGGCCAGCTGGATAGAAGAGTCGAAGTGAGAAATTATTTCACGGATCTTCTTCATATCAGCAAGGTGGATAAACCTAAAGAAGCATCTGCCGAAGTTGAGGGATTGCACGCTATCCAGGATAAAAAGAGCAAGCAGCCTGCTTTTCGCTATTATAAGGACGGCGTTTATAAAGAATATCGTCGCTTCAATGGGGACGGCTCGCTGAAGCTCATCGATTATATGGATGACAGCCGTACACGTCTCAGCAGAGCAGAATACCTGCGGGATGGTCGTCTTGTGAGGACGAGCCACATGGATCACTTTACGAATAAGCCGAAACTGCACCGCTATCTTTTGGAAGACGGCACATGCCGTATTACGGTATGGGTCAATCCATCGGGCAGTGAAGGCAGGACCATCCTCTTCGGTGAAGAAGATGTCGAATACGATTCTATCAACCATGCGTATGCTGCTTGGATAGATACAGCAGTACTAGATTATGAAGCACCTGTGCTCATGTCTGATTCAAGAAAGACAGATGAAACTGTCCTGCTCGTAAAAGCAGATGTGGAAAAAGTTGCAGTTGCGCACAATAACCACTTCGAATCACCTTATGATGATAGCGCGAAAACGAAGAAATCCTGGAATCATTTCGTGGAAGGTATCAATAGCTTTGACCATGTCGTCTTCCTGACGCATGAACAGGAAAAGGATATTACTTCCCGCTACCAGGTAACAACGAAGCTGCATGTCATTCCGCACGCAGCACCGGACACGCCAGCTGCACAGCAAGCCTACCAGCCGAAGGTAGCTGTCACACTGGCTCGCTTTGAGGGACAAAAGCGCCTGGATGAAGGAATTGCAGCCTTTAAACACGTGGTGGACAAGATCCCGGATGCAGAGTACCATATTTACGGATTTGGACCGCTTGAGGATGAGCTGAAGGCTCAAATCAAACGTCTTGGACTGGAGAAGAACGTGAAGCTGTTAGGCTTCTCCTCTGATCCGACAGCATCCTACCAGTCAGCAGCTTGTACAATCTTAACTTCCGATTTCGAAGGCTTCGGCATGGTGCTTACAGAGACACTTGCAGCGGGAACGCCAGCGGTCGCCTATGATATCAAGTATGGACCAAAAGATATTGTCAGGGATGATATCGATGGCTATCTTGTGAAAAAAGGCGATCAGAAGGCACTGGCTGATAAAGTAGTCGCTATCATGAATGACAAAAATCTTCGTGACAGACTATCAGAGCGTGCAACAGAAGTGATTGAGAGATTCAGTGAAGAGAGCTACAAAAAGGATTGGGTAGAAATGTTCGGACAATCCTATACGCCATCAGAAAACGAGAAGCCGCAGGAGAAGAAAAGATCTTTCTTCGGATTTGGCCGTAAATAA